From Deltaproteobacteria bacterium, the proteins below share one genomic window:
- the nhaA gene encoding Na+/H+ antiporter NhaA has product MKAKFTKLFVEFLESSQVSGIILILCTVTSILIANSNFGKEYSDFWNTKVGFELGGIALKYSVGHWINDGLMAIFFLLIGLEIERELYIGELSDLKNATLPIFAAIGGMATPALLHFLFNRGTVTQGGIGIPMATDIAFALGVLTLLGGKVPATLKVFLTALAITDDLGAIVIIALFYVGDFSLLYLVLALGVFSGLLILNRLGVHRLLLYLIPGIILWYFMLKSGIHATLTGILLAFAIPFGMGDENSPSYKVQHFLHKPVAFVIMPLFALANTGIALAGNWIEGLVTSNSLGVFAGLFVGKPLGIALFSLLAVRLGWSRLPSDVSWNHIVGAGFLGGVGFTMSIFITLLAFNDPDIIQSSKMVVLLSSLLAGTTGFLILSRQLWH; this is encoded by the coding sequence ATGAAAGCAAAATTTACCAAACTTTTTGTGGAATTTCTAGAAAGTTCACAGGTTTCCGGAATTATCCTGATTCTCTGCACGGTTACTTCAATCCTGATTGCCAATTCCAATTTCGGAAAAGAATATTCGGATTTTTGGAATACCAAAGTTGGTTTTGAACTCGGCGGTATTGCATTGAAATATAGCGTCGGACACTGGATCAATGACGGCTTGATGGCCATTTTCTTTCTGCTGATCGGACTTGAAATTGAAAGGGAACTTTATATCGGGGAACTGTCGGACTTAAAAAACGCCACCCTGCCTATTTTTGCCGCTATCGGTGGCATGGCTACGCCCGCTCTCCTGCACTTCTTGTTCAATCGGGGAACCGTAACGCAAGGGGGCATCGGAATTCCAATGGCAACGGACATTGCTTTTGCATTAGGCGTGCTGACTCTGTTAGGCGGCAAGGTTCCGGCAACGCTAAAGGTTTTTCTTACGGCCTTAGCCATCACGGATGACTTGGGTGCAATCGTCATTATTGCTCTGTTTTATGTAGGTGACTTCTCGCTACTGTATCTTGTTTTGGCTTTAGGGGTGTTTTCGGGACTGCTGATTTTAAATCGTCTCGGTGTGCATCGATTGCTTCTTTACCTTATTCCAGGCATTATCCTGTGGTATTTTATGCTTAAATCCGGTATCCACGCCACTCTTACAGGCATCCTGCTCGCCTTTGCCATTCCCTTTGGAATGGGTGATGAAAATTCGCCATCCTACAAAGTGCAGCATTTCCTGCACAAACCGGTGGCCTTTGTCATCATGCCGCTTTTTGCGCTGGCCAATACCGGTATTGCGCTGGCCGGAAACTGGATCGAGGGCCTGGTAACATCAAACAGTTTAGGTGTTTTCGCCGGGTTGTTCGTTGGCAAGCCGCTGGGCATTGCTCTGTTCAGCCTTTTAGCCGTTCGATTGGGCTGGTCCCGGCTGCCCAGCGATGTGTCCTGGAACCATATCGTTGGCGCCGGTTTTCTTGGAGGTGTCGGGTTTACCATGTCAATCTTCATCACGCTCCTGGCCTTTAATGACCCCGATATTATCCAGAGTTCCAAAATGGTCGTCTTGCTCAGTTCACTCTTGGCGGGAACAACGGGTTTTCTGATTTTGAGCAGGCAATTATGGCATTAA
- a CDS encoding HD-GYP domain-containing protein, whose amino-acid sequence MALKNIRAQIKRDYATIVMILLFVAIAGFIIQLVAQVTRFSKGVTDFYAPTIHDVKSFAEAINHLEMGIEKNGVSEEMSVVQLQETTKRLKALSGSWEPGYRKHIEGLLAAGERLASELQKRKISGRGLLSEARHLNEEAQMHVRMHDAELEEARTGIQSSALKIRIVVLVLLVIGIIISFREVQVQRLREQEKEKMSAITALATALEARDPYTKGHSLRVAEYTRIIGGEMGLSKKELEHLNLASLMHDVGKIAVPDSILRKEDTLTDQEWEQIKEHARASAQILNGFESLKEMAQWTLDHHERFDGKGYPNGKSGMDIPLPAQIMAIADSFDAMTTSRPYRPGMALEAALSEIEKNKGKQWRLDVVEAFMRCHQKDRIKILKLG is encoded by the coding sequence ATGGCATTAAAAAATATTCGGGCTCAAATCAAGAGGGATTATGCTACTATCGTGATGATCCTTCTGTTTGTCGCTATCGCCGGTTTTATCATTCAGCTCGTGGCCCAGGTAACCCGTTTCAGCAAAGGGGTGACCGACTTTTATGCCCCGACTATCCACGATGTCAAGTCCTTTGCCGAGGCCATTAATCACTTGGAGATGGGTATCGAAAAAAATGGGGTCTCGGAAGAAATGTCCGTGGTTCAACTCCAGGAGACTACCAAACGGTTAAAGGCTTTGTCCGGAAGTTGGGAACCAGGGTATAGAAAACATATAGAAGGCCTGTTGGCCGCCGGAGAACGTTTGGCCTCTGAACTTCAAAAAAGAAAAATATCAGGGCGGGGCTTATTAAGTGAAGCGAGGCACCTGAATGAAGAGGCCCAGATGCATGTCAGGATGCACGATGCCGAGTTGGAAGAGGCCAGAACCGGTATCCAGAGTTCGGCCTTGAAGATTCGAATTGTAGTATTGGTGCTCTTAGTCATCGGGATTATCATTTCCTTTCGTGAGGTCCAGGTCCAACGGTTGCGGGAACAGGAAAAAGAAAAAATGTCGGCCATTACGGCCTTGGCTACGGCCCTGGAAGCCCGGGACCCTTATACCAAAGGACATTCCCTCCGGGTGGCGGAATATACCCGAATCATAGGGGGTGAGATGGGGTTAAGCAAGAAGGAACTGGAACATCTCAACCTGGCTTCTTTGATGCATGATGTGGGGAAGATCGCCGTTCCGGATAGTATCCTGCGAAAAGAGGATACATTGACTGACCAGGAATGGGAGCAGATTAAGGAGCATGCCCGGGCCTCGGCCCAGATTTTGAACGGATTTGAATCCTTGAAAGAGATGGCCCAATGGACTTTGGACCATCACGAACGATTTGACGGGAAAGGCTATCCCAATGGGAAGTCCGGCATGGATATTCCCCTACCGGCCCAGATCATGGCCATAGCCGATTCCTTTGACGCCATGACCACCTCCAGACCCTATCGTCCGGGAATGGCATTAGAAGCCGCCCTTTCGGAAATAGAAAAGAACAAAGGAAAACAATGGCGCTTGGATGTGGTCGAGGCTTTTATGCGATGCCATCAAAAAGACCGGATTAAAATTTTGAAATTGGGGTAA
- a CDS encoding SHOCT domain-containing protein produces the protein MMGWGNMGWFGAIFMVIFWVLLIVLIVLLIRWLMSSGHGGNQDHGQGESALEILKKRYARGEIDKEEFEVKKRDLN, from the coding sequence ATGATGGGCTGGGGGAACATGGGCTGGTTCGGTGCGATTTTTATGGTGATTTTTTGGGTCCTGTTGATTGTATTGATTGTTTTGTTGATACGCTGGCTTATGTCGTCAGGTCATGGCGGTAATCAGGACCATGGTCAAGGGGAATCGGCCCTGGAAATCCTCAAGAAAAGGTATGCCCGGGGAGAGATCGATAAGGAAGAATTCGAAGTAAAAAAGAGAGATCTGAATTGA